The Lemur catta isolate mLemCat1 chromosome 6, mLemCat1.pri, whole genome shotgun sequence sequence GACCTGCTGAGCAGGCGGCGCTCTGGTCGCTCCGCTGGGGCCTTGGTAACTCCAGTGTACGGCTGCGAACCGAGACTGGGTTCACGCACGCCTGCaatgggttttaattttttaagagtccTTTTTGACCCGTGCTTCCAAGATTTACATCTGGGGTTGTTCAACTCAAAACTCATATTGCTTGACATACGTGCACCACATTCTCAGGTTTAGAAGAGGGGAGATCACAGCTGTCCTCAGACTGTATCATTAGCGGTCTACTATACCTGGGGACGGGGCGGGATTCCTAAGAAAGCCTGAGACTGCTGCTGGATCAGGACAACAGGGAAGGCAATATAACTAGCAATATAACTAGCCGTTGCAACCTATGGGAGGGGGAAGATGACAGAGAAAAACCGTCTCTAGGCAAATGCATCCTCACCCTAAGCATAGGTAGTGCTAGAAAAATTTGAAGCCAGTGTGATATCCTAAGACCATCTCAACTGTGACTGATTTAATACCCCACACAAAGGCCCAGCATAAACAGATACGACATGTTTTATAAATACCATTAATACTTAAACTCCACTCTCTTACCAAATGTCCAGCTTTCAACCAAAATTGTGACATACagagaagcaaataaaaaagaatactccCTGCTGTCAAGAATCAAAACAATCCACAGAATCAGATATGCCCCAGATGTTAGAACTATCAGACAGGGAGTTTAAAATAAGtgtgattaatatgttaaagcATGAAAAAGATGTACAACATGCATAGGGGATTTcagcagagaaggaaactgagaatgGCAATACtagtaataaaaaatagagaCGATGTGCCTTCAAAAGGCACATCAGTTGATTTGACATAGCCAATGAAAAAAAGTCAATGAATTTGAAGATAAGTCAATAGAAATTACCAAAACTGcaacacaaagagaaaagagagtgaaaaaaaacaaacctacagCAGAGCATCCAAGAAGTATAGGCAACAATATCAAATGGTGTAACATATTTACAGTTAGCATCTCAGCAGAAGAAATACTtagattttccaaaaataataaaagatatcaAACCACAGATCAAAGAATTTGCTTAAAGAAGCATCAGAAGGATAAccaactttaaaagaaaaaaagatatttatttaaccCGCTGAAAGCCAAAGATAAAATTTTCAAGGCAGCCAGAGGGGACTGCATAGAGAGAGGTGTGGGGGGAGCCTTTTAGGTGGAAGGAACAGCAGGAGCCAAGGCAAGGAGGTGAGAAAGTGCAGGGAATATTTGGAGGAAAGGACATGAGCCACTTGAATACAGTGGAAAAAGGTGGCACCCGAATTAAAGAGTCCTTGAATGCCAACGAAGGGAGTTCATTCTACAGTCAGTTGGGGAGCCACTTAGGTTTGAATTGGGAGCTGGGCTCTTCCTCCCAGCACCACCCAGAGCCTTGAATTTTGTCCTGCGTTTTCTATATCTActgaaatgaatatataattttcttcctttattctgttaTTACTGTGAATTGCAttcattggttttcttttttttgagacagagtctcactctgttgctgggctagatGGTTCTTGGTTCTGAAGGTGATGCATCTCATCTCTTGATCTTGCAGATGGTGTCCGAGGCAGAGCACCGCCCCCTGGGTATGTTTGAGTGTGAGCTCTGTGCCTTGACAGCTCCGTACAGCTACGTGGGGCAGAAGCCCCCCAACACCCAGTCGGTGGTGTGAGTACATACTTTTTTAGGCCAGTGCCAGGGAAGCCCATGCACAGAGCTGGTTGGCAGGTGCCGTGCCTGAGTCTGACACATGGCTTGGGTGTTGTGCTTTAGGCCCATTCCTGCCCAGGCTCTGGATGCTCCAGGTGTGACTTGGGGAGGCCCTGGACAAGGCTTGAGTACCATCTGACTCTTCCAGAAACCCCCAAGCCCCTTCCTCCACTCCCTGCCCAGAGTTCAACACCTGCTCTGGCTATGGGGTAGAGGCACTGTGGGCCAGGCTGAAGCAGCTTAGCAGCTGGAAACACAAGGGACCATGGTGGCCTCCCCATTTGGGCTGCACCCTGTTGACATTCTTGCTGTGACACTTTCTTAGTGGGAAGCTCATTCTCCTTGCAGCTCTTGCACTGGTGGGAGTGAGTCCTGAGGACCAGCTTCCCAGGGACTTGCCAGAGCAGGCCTGGACTACAGCCAGGGGGTTCCAGGGATCATTTCTGTACCTCCAACTTCTGGCTGCGGTTCCTCTGCTGACCAGGGACCTGGGAGTCATCATGTTACACTGTGGTCTCAttctgatgtgtagcatgaggCTAGCCTGCCTCCTGGGGCTGTGAGGATGAAAAAGGTTCCAGGCAGcttgggagagaggggagggctTGGGGTGCTCAGATGGAGGCCTTATGCCCCAGTGAGCTGAGAGTAGGTCCAATTTCAGTTCCAGCGTGGCCCCCACTTGCTGGGCCTTTCCGTCACTACCTTTCGGCACAGGTGGATGAGTCCTCTGCCCCAGTGAGCCCACACAGGTGTGCAGAAGTGTGCAGGCCCTGGGGAGGTGCATGCTGCCACATGCCGTCGCTCACCTGCTCTGACCGCGGGCATTGCTCTCCTGCAGCCTCCTGGAGGACAGCTACGTCATGAAGGATCCCTTCACCTCGGACAAGGACAGATTCCTGGTCCTCGGCTCGAGCTGCAGTTTATGCAGCAGGCTGGTGTGCGTGGGCCCGGTGGGTAAGCAGCCTGAGGCTGCCTGTCCTTGCCATGTTGATCCCTGAGAGCCTCCAGGAGACCCCCAAAATAGTCCCTAGGTAGGGAGGCTGTGAGCGTCCTTAGAGGCCAGCTGGTCCACCCTATAGCCCACAAAGGGGACAGGTGAGGGGGCAAGCTAGGGTCAGTTAGAGGGTCTCAGCCTGGGGTGAGGAATAGAAGGAGATCCTTGGAGACTCTGTCCCACCCCCAGTGGCCGCACACGGTTCCTCACCCTCCCACGGACAGCACAGACAGCCCTGGGCTCCCTGTCTCCATGTATGATGATCTTCGTTCTACATGTTCTTGGAGGGACCTCCCAGAAGAAGGGACTGTCCTTTCTTGAGCAACtgttgtgtgccaggccctgtgcttggGACCTATTTTGCAGGTGAGGCTTTTTTCATTCCTGCCCCAAGCTTAGTCAGGTAAAGCAGTGTTAAAcccattttgtaggtgaggaaactgaggttcagagaggccaagtggGCCGGGTTCATCTGGACAGCTGAAAACCCAAGGATGGGTGGAGGTGTAGCACTGTGGCTTTCAGAGCATGGCCAGTGTGACCAGAGTGGTCCTGGCCTGAGAAGTCCCTGAGCATCTGCCGCAGGGTTCGTGTGTAAAGGATGCATCTTAGGAGTTCTGGTGTTTCAGGTCGTGGGGAGAGCAGGTGCGGCCGGACAGTTCTGGCCTCCTGCCCAGACCAGTCGCCTGTCCACAGCCTCTTTGGTTTGTGGGGACAAAAGGGGACAGCCCTTTTGTCCCTGGCTGCTCCCAGCACCAGGTTATCACCAAGCCTTTGTTCCTGCTGTGATGACTAGGAGAGGGAGGACTCCAGGATTCCCCAATTTTTGGGTGTGGCCGGTGCTACAGTTTCCAGTTGTTGTCACTTCACTGGGAAGGAGCAGGGTGGCCCTCCCCCGAGTCTTTCTATCCCTTCCCAGCTgttcccagggtggcccaggccTTGACTGCCTCTCTCGGAcaccctgccaggccctgggcccctccttccctcttgctGGTCTGGCTCTGGCTGTGTCCCTGTCCCATGCATCCTGGGGggctctgcccagccctctgCGTGTGGTGAAGGGTCGGCCTCTGAGAGAGGCTGCACTATGTCCCCAGGGTGCCagcctccttcctttcctcttcctttcagGAGTGCAGCTTGTTCTACTCCAAGAGATTTTGCCTCCCTTGTGTCCAGAAGAACATCAGTGCTTTTCCTCAGGAAATTCGGCAAGACGTGGAGAAAAGGAAAGCTCCGTCAAAGAGGCCTTCCAGCCAGCCCAGTTCTCAGACATGAGCAGGCCGGTGCCAGGGCAGCGGGCAGCAGCCTGCACAGAGCCCCTGCGCCAGCCTGGGCCGGGGGTGCTGCTGCGCTGGGAGCCTTGCTTCTGGGCCGTCGGGAGCAGCATCTGTGGCCCAAGGGAGCCGGGGTACCGCTTGCAGCGGCAACAGGGCCACAGGAGCTGTGCCCAGAGGGCAGCCCTGACACCCAGCCCAGGCACTCCCGGGCTCCCCCCCGGGGCTGCTCAGAGGTGACTGAGTGAGAGGGGAGTCCTCTCTCAGCAGGACAGCTCACCAAGAGGCTGCCCGCAGGCGCCTGCGGGGGAAGCTGCCAGGGCATGCTGGGGCCACGGGGCGTGCCAGGTGGCAACAGTGGTCTCTGTGTAAGGAAAACCATTGATGTTGGCTGCCTTCGAGACCAGATAGCAGGTCTAGGGggaatagaatttttatttcacatctttgtgCAATGCTTagaaaatgttgtttttaatCTTGACCAGTATTATGTTTGTAATTAAAATCCCAAAGAACCAGCTAATGTTTTGAAAAGTAATCCTTCCACTGAAACATTTGGAGACCCGACATCTGCCCGGGCACTCTGGGCGTCAGTGGGTGGGGTCTCCCGGCAGTGGAGTGCTGGCTTCCAGCCCTTCCAGTCCCCTCAGGCTCTGGCTCCAGCTCGGGCCCAGTTCTGCTCTCTGTCTCCTGCCCAAGTCAGGAATGCCGTGGGCGTCCTGCGCTCACCCCGCACCGTGGGGCCATCATGCTGCCTGCCTGCCCCGCGCCACCTGGGACTGGGTCCCTGGTGCCTGTGAAGCTGGACCCCGCAGCCTGCCAGAGGTCCCACAGCGCCCCTTGCCCCGAGGTACCCCTGTCCCCGTACCTTCCACAGCAGCAGCGTGTGGTGCAGCTCCGTGAGCTCGCGACGGTCTGCGCGGAGTTCTCGGAGGCGGGCGCTGCCCTGGCTCTGTAACGCCTGCAAGGCCAGCTGGCCGCGATAAAGCAGCGAGTAAAGAGCTTCCGCCGCCCGCCGTGTGCTGTGATTTATTTTAAGGTGCCCACACTTTTAAAAGCTTCCTGTTTCATGTTACTTTAGATGCAAGGATGTCGCGTTCTGGGGCCACACTGTCCCAGATCCATTCTGTACACTGAAGGACAACAGGGCCTCCACGGGTGAAGACAGCCTCAGGCGAGGGGCGCGGGGACTGTTCCGGCAGAGCAGACGCAACCGCGGGGATTTAGCTTATTCAAACCAAACAGTTCATGTCACAGCACCACCCAAAACTcgccaaaacatttttaaaaatagtttatttttttaaaccattaagGCAAAACTGTACCCTGAAATTAACTCTTCACATTCATCCGTCTTACAGTAGGACATTGCAGGCACACAGGTTCCCCTAATTCAGGATAGAAATCAACACACGTGGTCAGTTCAATCTCCTGGCAGGAAAATGAAGAAGACccaagattttataaaaattaaggtTATTTCATAGCCATTTTCTAATTGCCTGGAAACAATCAGCTAATGTGACTAGAGAAATTCCATTTGCCCTTCTCTGCACACCCTTAATTCCTGAGGTCCCCGGTACCCTCCCCACCTGGggagaagaatgaagttggagagAGGACGCCAGGGCTTGCTCAACAATTCCTACTTTGGAGCTGCTCCTGTTTGGTATAGAAAACAAAGGGTCTGAAGCCCCTAAATGCTTTCAGAGCAGAAGCCACCCAAGGACAGGAGCCCGCTTCCGTCCCTTCTCactgcctgcctccccttccccaggggcGTCAGCATAACACCATTGTGGATCCCAGAGGGTGTTACCGAACACACACCGAAAAGAAATTTTGCCAAGATACTGAAAACAACCTATGAGAAACTCACGGGGTCTGTGGGTTCTGCTTTATGCTTCAGGTTGGACCATCTGGAGGATGCCAGAGAACCAGCGTGTGCAAATAATTTCCATCAGAATGTTTCAAATTGCCGAAGTTCTTTGGTAATACCCATAGGTAACAATTCCCTGAAGAGCAGACAGCTGTTTGCTAAATGAGAGTGGTTAAGGGTCTTCAGCAAAACACTGTCGTAT is a genomic window containing:
- the CDPF1 gene encoding cysteine-rich DPF motif domain-containing protein 1; translation: MVSEAEHRPLGMFECELCALTAPYSYVGQKPPNTQSVVLLEDSYVMKDPFTSDKDRFLVLGSSCSLCSRLVCVGPECSLFYSKRFCLPCVQKNISAFPQEIRQDVEKRKAPSKRPSSQPSSQT